A single Pseudomonas sp. HN11 DNA region contains:
- the dtd gene encoding D-aminoacyl-tRNA deacylase, translating into MKGLLQRVRGARVEVAGEIVGAIDQGLLVLVAVEPADTPQSADKLLHKLLNYRVFSDDEGKMNLSLKDIDGGLLLVSQFTLAADTKSGLRPSFSTAAPPALGAALFDHLLLQAQQLHGKVASGRFGADMQVHLVNDGPVTFLLQT; encoded by the coding sequence ATGAAGGGTCTGTTGCAACGGGTGCGCGGCGCCCGGGTCGAGGTGGCGGGCGAAATCGTCGGCGCCATCGACCAGGGTTTGCTGGTGCTGGTAGCTGTCGAGCCTGCGGATACGCCGCAGAGTGCCGATAAACTGTTGCACAAGCTGTTGAACTATCGGGTGTTCAGCGACGACGAAGGCAAGATGAACCTGTCGTTGAAGGATATTGACGGTGGTTTGCTGCTGGTGTCGCAGTTCACCCTGGCGGCGGATACCAAGAGCGGGCTGCGGCCAAGCTTCTCCACGGCGGCCCCGCCAGCCCTGGGAGCGGCGCTTTTTGATCACTTGTTGTTACAAGCGCAACAATTGCATGGCAAGGTGGCCTCAGGGCGTTTTGGCGCCGATATGCAGGTGCATTTGGTCAATGATGGCCCTGTGACCTTCCTCTTACAGACATGA
- a CDS encoding glucan biosynthesis protein G, which produces MIVSPCNAPKLSAKRLRNALVTGSALFCLFGAGQLWAFSLDDVSAKAKELAGQKYEAPRSNLPNEFREMKFADYQKIRFRNEKAEWADQNTPFKLSFYHQGMHFDTPVKINEVTADSVQEIKYDPTRFDFGDVKFDPKATEQLGYAGFRVLYPINKADKQDEIMTMLGASYFRVVGKGQAYGLSARGMAIDTALPSGEEFPRFTEFWIERPKPGEKQLVIFALLDSPRATGAYRLVLRPGTDTIVDVKSQMFLRDKVSKLGVAPLTSMYLFGANQPSKVLNYRRELHDSSGLSIHAGNGEWIWRPLNNPKHLSVSNFTVENPRGFGLLQRGRDFSHYEDLDDNYDKRPSAWIEPEGDWGKGTVNLVEIPTADETNDNIVAFWSPEKLPEVGQPLDVSYRLHWTMDEKSLHPADSAWVKQTLRSTGDVKQSNLIRQPDGSVAYLVDFEGPSLKALPSDAAVRSQVSVSDNAELVENSVRYNEHTKGWRLTLRMKIKDAGKPTEMRAALVQDVPPPAPEQDSSHVLKADKVLAKQHEKQAKKDAKDKEAKQPEAAPATPEPIKTEQVLTETWSYQLPADE; this is translated from the coding sequence GTGATTGTTAGTCCCTGTAATGCACCAAAATTGTCTGCCAAACGGTTACGAAACGCACTGGTGACGGGCTCCGCCCTGTTTTGCCTGTTCGGCGCGGGTCAACTGTGGGCATTCAGTCTGGATGATGTGTCGGCCAAGGCAAAAGAGCTGGCCGGGCAGAAATACGAAGCTCCGCGCAGCAATCTGCCGAACGAATTCCGCGAAATGAAGTTCGCGGACTATCAGAAGATTCGTTTCCGCAACGAAAAAGCCGAGTGGGCCGATCAGAACACCCCATTCAAGCTGTCCTTCTATCACCAGGGTATGCATTTCGATACACCGGTGAAAATCAACGAAGTCACCGCCGACAGCGTCCAGGAAATCAAATACGACCCGACGCGCTTCGATTTCGGCGACGTGAAGTTTGATCCTAAAGCCACCGAACAGCTGGGTTATGCCGGCTTCCGTGTGCTGTACCCGATCAACAAGGCCGACAAGCAAGACGAAATCATGACCATGTTGGGCGCGAGCTACTTCCGCGTCGTCGGCAAGGGCCAGGCGTATGGCCTGTCTGCCCGTGGCATGGCGATCGACACCGCATTGCCGTCCGGCGAAGAATTCCCGCGTTTCACCGAGTTCTGGATCGAGCGTCCAAAACCGGGCGAGAAGCAACTGGTGATCTTTGCCCTGTTGGACTCCCCACGGGCTACCGGCGCGTACCGCCTGGTCCTGCGCCCAGGCACCGACACCATTGTCGATGTGAAATCCCAGATGTTTCTGCGCGACAAGGTCAGCAAACTGGGCGTTGCCCCGTTGACCAGCATGTACCTGTTCGGCGCGAACCAGCCTTCCAAAGTGCTGAACTACCGTCGTGAACTGCACGATTCCAGCGGTCTGTCGATCCATGCCGGCAACGGCGAGTGGATCTGGCGCCCGCTGAACAACCCTAAACACCTGTCGGTCAGCAACTTCACCGTAGAGAACCCGCGTGGTTTCGGCCTGCTGCAACGCGGTCGCGACTTCAGCCACTACGAAGACCTCGACGACAACTACGACAAGCGTCCAAGCGCCTGGATCGAACCCGAGGGCGACTGGGGCAAAGGCACCGTCAACCTGGTAGAGATCCCGACTGCCGACGAAACCAATGACAACATCGTTGCTTTCTGGAGCCCGGAAAAACTGCCGGAAGTGGGCCAGCCTCTCGACGTTTCCTACCGCCTGCACTGGACCATGGACGAAAAGTCGCTGCACCCGGCCGACAGCGCCTGGGTCAAGCAGACCCTGCGTTCCACCGGTGACGTGAAGCAATCCAACCTGATCCGCCAGCCTGACGGCAGCGTGGCCTACCTCGTTGACTTCGAGGGCCCGTCCCTCAAGGCCCTGCCATCGGACGCCGCAGTGCGCAGCCAGGTGAGTGTCAGCGACAACGCCGAGCTGGTTGAGAACAGCGTGCGCTACAACGAACACACCAAGGGCTGGCGCCTGACCCTGCGCATGAAGATCAAGGACGCAGGCAAGCCGACCGAAATGCGCGCCGCGCTGGTGCAAGATGTACCTCCGCCGGCTCCTGAGCAAGACTCGAGTCACGTACTCAAGGCTGACAAGGTCCTGGCCAAGCAACACGAGAAACAGGCCAAGAAAGACGCGAAAGACAAGGAAGCCAAGCAGCCAGAAGCTGCCCCAGCCACACCGGAGCCGATCAAGACCGAGCAAGTCCTGACCGAAACCTGGAGCTATCAGTTGCCTGCCGATGAGTAA
- the mdoH gene encoding glucans biosynthesis glucosyltransferase MdoH, which yields MSNSQVQPETLHEYLAHLPMTAEQRAELAGCTSFTELHERLSSSTFDAPIDAAQASVGRRLTLNTAEELQDAEMLAVDAAGRVCLKATPPIRRTRVVPEPWRTNILVRGWRRITGRSNPPAPPKDERVLPAARWRTVGSIRRYILLVLMLGQTIVAGWYMKGIMPYQGWSLVDFDEIRNQTLLQTATQVLPYALQTSILIMFGILFCWVSAGFWTALMGFLELLTGHDKYRISGKSAGDEPIPKDARTALVMPICNEDVPRVFAGLRATFESVAATGDLDRFDFFVLSDSNDADICIAEQQAWLDVCREAGGFGKIFYRRRRRRVKRKSGNLDDFCRRWGGDYKYMVVLDADSVMSGECLTSLVRLMEATPDAGIIQTAPRASGMDTLYARMQQFATRVYGPLFTAGLHFWQLGESHYWGHNAIIRMKPFIEHCALAPLPGKGAFAGSILSHDFVEAALMRRAGWGVWIAYDLPGSYEELPPNLLDELKRDRRWCHGNLMNFRLFLVKGMHPVHRAVFLTGVMSYLSAPLWFLFLVLSTALLAVNTLMEPQYFMAPRQLYPLWPQWHPDKAVALFSTTIVLLFLPKLLSIILIWAKGAKEFGGKFKVTMSMLLEMLFSMLLAPVRMIFHTRFVLAAFLGWAATWNSPKRDDDSTTWGEAFKRHGTQTLLGFLWALLVVWLNPSFLWWLVPIVGSLMLSIPVSVISSRVNLGLKSRDESLFLIPEEYNPPQALLSTDQYTHENRWHALNDGFVRSVVDPQQNALACALATSRHGQAEPIEYLRAERVRHALKVGPAGLNNGERLALLSDPVALARLHEHVWSEGHAEWLAAWRDSVKADPHAPLLPLQPLSSQAQPA from the coding sequence ATGAGTAACTCTCAAGTCCAGCCAGAGACTCTGCACGAGTATCTGGCGCATCTACCGATGACCGCTGAGCAGCGCGCCGAACTGGCGGGTTGCACATCCTTCACCGAGTTGCACGAACGCTTGTCGTCGTCGACGTTCGACGCGCCCATCGATGCCGCCCAGGCATCGGTTGGCCGCCGATTGACCCTCAACACCGCCGAAGAGCTGCAAGACGCCGAAATGCTGGCGGTCGACGCCGCTGGCCGCGTGTGTCTGAAGGCCACGCCGCCGATCCGTCGTACCCGCGTGGTCCCGGAGCCGTGGCGCACCAATATTCTGGTGCGCGGCTGGCGTCGTATCACCGGGCGCAGCAACCCTCCGGCCCCGCCGAAGGATGAGCGCGTATTGCCGGCCGCGCGCTGGCGTACCGTGGGTTCGATCCGCCGGTACATCCTGCTGGTGCTGATGCTCGGCCAGACCATCGTTGCCGGTTGGTACATGAAAGGCATCATGCCGTACCAGGGCTGGTCGCTGGTCGACTTCGACGAAATCCGCAACCAGACCCTGCTGCAAACCGCTACCCAGGTGCTGCCCTATGCCCTGCAAACCAGCATCCTGATCATGTTCGGGATCTTGTTCTGTTGGGTGTCGGCTGGTTTCTGGACCGCGTTGATGGGCTTCCTGGAATTGCTGACCGGGCACGATAAATACCGGATCTCCGGTAAAAGTGCCGGTGACGAGCCGATTCCCAAAGACGCTCGCACCGCGCTGGTGATGCCGATCTGCAACGAAGACGTGCCTCGGGTATTCGCCGGCCTGCGCGCCACGTTCGAGTCGGTGGCCGCCACCGGCGATCTGGATCGCTTCGACTTCTTCGTGCTCAGCGACAGTAATGATGCCGACATCTGCATTGCCGAACAGCAAGCCTGGCTCGACGTGTGCCGCGAAGCCGGTGGCTTCGGCAAGATCTTCTATCGCCGTCGCCGCCGTCGCGTAAAGCGCAAGAGTGGCAACCTCGACGACTTCTGCCGCCGTTGGGGCGGGGATTACAAGTACATGGTCGTGCTCGACGCGGACAGCGTGATGAGCGGCGAATGCCTGACCAGCCTGGTGCGCCTGATGGAAGCCACGCCGGATGCCGGGATCATCCAGACCGCGCCGCGTGCGTCGGGCATGGACACCTTGTATGCGCGTATGCAGCAGTTTGCTACCCGCGTGTACGGGCCGCTGTTCACCGCCGGTTTGCACTTCTGGCAGCTGGGTGAATCCCACTACTGGGGTCACAACGCAATCATCCGCATGAAGCCGTTCATCGAGCACTGCGCCTTGGCGCCATTGCCGGGTAAAGGCGCGTTCGCCGGCTCGATTCTGTCCCACGACTTCGTTGAAGCTGCGCTGATGCGCCGCGCCGGCTGGGGCGTGTGGATTGCCTACGACCTGCCGGGCAGCTATGAAGAGCTGCCGCCGAACTTGCTGGATGAACTCAAGCGTGACCGTCGCTGGTGCCACGGTAACCTGATGAACTTCCGCCTGTTCCTGGTTAAAGGTATGCACCCGGTGCACCGCGCGGTTTTCCTGACCGGCGTGATGTCTTACCTGTCGGCGCCGTTATGGTTCCTGTTCCTGGTCTTGTCCACGGCCCTGTTGGCGGTGAACACGCTGATGGAGCCGCAGTACTTCATGGCGCCACGCCAGTTGTACCCGCTGTGGCCGCAATGGCATCCGGACAAGGCAGTGGCGCTGTTCTCCACCACCATCGTGTTGCTGTTCCTGCCGAAACTGCTGAGCATCATCCTGATCTGGGCCAAGGGCGCGAAAGAGTTCGGCGGCAAGTTCAAGGTGACGATGTCGATGCTGCTGGAGATGCTGTTCTCCATGCTGCTCGCACCGGTGCGGATGATTTTTCACACCCGCTTTGTACTGGCAGCGTTCCTCGGCTGGGCGGCGACCTGGAACTCGCCCAAGCGCGATGACGACTCCACCACCTGGGGTGAGGCGTTCAAACGCCATGGCACCCAGACCCTGCTCGGCTTCCTCTGGGCGTTGCTGGTGGTCTGGTTGAACCCAAGCTTTCTGTGGTGGCTGGTGCCGATTGTCGGGTCGTTGATGCTGTCGATTCCGGTGTCGGTGATTTCCAGCCGGGTCAATCTGGGCCTCAAGTCTCGTGATGAGAGCCTGTTCCTGATCCCTGAGGAATACAATCCGCCGCAGGCGCTGCTGTCTACCGACCAGTACACCCACGAAAACCGCTGGCACGCGTTGAATGACGGTTTCGTGCGCTCGGTGGTCGACCCGCAGCAGAACGCCCTGGCCTGCGCCCTGGCGACCTCGCGTCACGGTCAGGCCGAGCCGATCGAGTACCTGCGCGCCGAGCGTGTTCGCCATGCGTTGAAAGTCGGCCCTGCCGGTCTCAACAACGGCGAGCGCCTGGCCTTGCTCAGTGACCCGGTCGCCCTGGCTCGCCTGCACGAGCACGTCTGGAGCGAGGGCCATGCCGAATGGCTCGCTGCCTGGCGTGACTCGGTCAAGGCTGATCCGCACGCGCCGTTGCTGCCGCTGCAACCGCTGTCGTCCCAGGCCCAACCCGCCTGA
- a CDS encoding transporter substrate-binding domain-containing protein, with the protein MSKGYCSALLISAVALIHIGLAQAGAIDDAVRRGVLKVGTTPTYVPFEMTDKQGRIVGFEIDLLNVMSQALGVELELIAVPYTELVAGLQAKQFDLIGSGMTVTQERNLKLNFSDSFIVVGQSVLLHPRLAGKVTSVEDLDDASFRIATTEGTTGEAAARRFLGAARLSSFATPEEGVREVVQGKADAFIHDAPYNLIALGRPENSALLALEQPFTFEPLAFGLNKGDFDSLNWINHFLNQVAQDGTYDRLHDKWFRDTGWLTEID; encoded by the coding sequence ATGAGCAAAGGCTATTGTTCGGCGCTGCTAATAAGCGCTGTCGCATTGATTCACATAGGTTTGGCACAGGCCGGCGCGATTGACGACGCCGTTCGACGCGGCGTACTGAAAGTCGGCACTACGCCCACTTATGTACCCTTCGAAATGACTGACAAACAGGGCCGTATCGTTGGCTTTGAAATCGACCTGCTCAATGTCATGAGCCAAGCCCTGGGCGTGGAGCTTGAGTTGATTGCGGTGCCTTACACCGAACTGGTGGCGGGGCTGCAGGCGAAACAGTTCGACCTGATCGGCAGCGGCATGACCGTCACCCAGGAGCGCAACCTCAAGCTGAACTTCAGCGACTCGTTCATCGTGGTTGGCCAGTCCGTGCTGTTGCATCCACGCCTTGCGGGCAAGGTCACCAGTGTCGAAGACCTGGACGATGCCAGCTTTCGAATCGCGACAACCGAAGGCACCACCGGCGAGGCGGCGGCCCGACGGTTTCTGGGGGCGGCCCGACTCAGCAGTTTTGCAACGCCGGAGGAGGGGGTACGCGAGGTGGTGCAAGGCAAGGCGGATGCCTTTATTCATGACGCACCCTATAACCTTATTGCCCTGGGGCGTCCGGAAAACAGCGCACTGCTGGCGCTGGAGCAACCTTTCACCTTCGAGCCCCTGGCATTTGGCTTGAATAAAGGTGATTTCGACAGCCTCAACTGGATCAACCACTTCCTCAACCAGGTTGCCCAAGATGGGACTTACGATCGCTTGCACGACAAGTGGTTCAGAGACACTGGATGGCTGACGGAAATCGACTGA
- a CDS encoding transporter substrate-binding domain-containing protein, translating to MKKYLSMLLLGVTAFVAANVAQAGAIDDAVKRGTLKVGMDPTYMPFQMTNKRGEIIGFEVDILKAMAKSMGVKLEPISTGYDGIIPALLTNKFDMIGSGMTLTQERNLRLNFSEPFIVVGQTLLIRKELEGTIKSYKDLNDEKYRLTSKLGTTGEMVAKKLISKAKYHGYDNEQEGVLDVVNGKADAFVYDAPYNVVAEKKVGNGKLVYLEEPFTFEPLAFGLKKGDYDSINFINNFLHQIRNDGTYDRIHDKWFKSSEWLKDME from the coding sequence ATGAAAAAGTATCTTTCGATGCTGCTGCTTGGCGTCACCGCGTTCGTGGCGGCCAATGTGGCCCAGGCCGGCGCGATCGATGATGCCGTCAAGCGTGGCACGCTGAAAGTCGGCATGGACCCGACCTACATGCCGTTCCAGATGACCAACAAGCGCGGCGAAATCATTGGCTTCGAAGTCGACATCCTCAAGGCCATGGCCAAGTCCATGGGCGTCAAGTTAGAGCCGATTTCTACCGGCTACGACGGCATCATCCCCGCCCTGTTGACCAATAAGTTCGACATGATCGGCAGCGGCATGACCCTGACCCAGGAACGCAACCTGCGCCTGAACTTCAGCGAACCCTTCATCGTGGTTGGCCAGACCCTGCTGATCCGCAAGGAACTGGAAGGCACCATCAAGTCCTACAAAGACCTGAACGACGAGAAATATCGCTTGACCTCCAAGCTGGGCACCACCGGTGAAATGGTCGCCAAGAAGTTGATCTCCAAGGCCAAGTATCACGGCTACGACAACGAGCAGGAAGGCGTGCTGGACGTGGTCAACGGCAAGGCCGATGCTTTTGTGTATGACGCGCCCTACAACGTGGTTGCCGAGAAAAAAGTCGGTAACGGCAAGCTGGTGTACCTGGAAGAACCCTTCACCTTCGAACCCCTGGCGTTCGGCCTGAAGAAAGGCGATTACGACAGCATCAACTTCATCAACAACTTCCTGCACCAGATCCGCAACGATGGCACCTACGATCGCATCCATGACAAGTGGTTCAAGAGTTCTGAGTGGCTCAAGGACATGGAATAA
- a CDS encoding amino acid ABC transporter permease, which produces MKQKKAQWPWHLLTVVVLVSLAGALYYATSLMSYEWRWNRVPQYFAYQAETSQRAADISTVVELVRKGDVAEVTLRNDAGVEQKLTVADNSLQVARGDDVAEGDVVGVTRHWALGPLMWGLWTTLWLSVVSGILGLIIGLATGLCRLSSNPTLRDLSTIYVELVRGTPLLVQIFIFYFFIGTVLNLSREFAGIAALSLFTGAYVAEIVRAGVQSIARGQNEAARSLGLSASQSMRHVVLPQAFKRVLPPLAGQFISLVKDTSLVSVIAITELLKSGREVITTSFSPFEILFCVAGLYLLINLPLSKMASRLERRLAQSD; this is translated from the coding sequence ATGAAACAGAAAAAAGCCCAATGGCCCTGGCACCTGCTGACCGTGGTCGTGCTGGTCAGCCTGGCTGGCGCCTTGTACTACGCCACCTCGTTGATGTCCTACGAGTGGCGCTGGAACCGCGTGCCGCAGTACTTCGCCTACCAGGCCGAGACCTCCCAGCGCGCCGCTGATATCTCCACGGTCGTTGAGCTGGTGCGCAAAGGCGATGTCGCCGAAGTAACCCTGCGCAACGACGCAGGCGTCGAACAGAAGCTGACCGTTGCCGACAACAGCCTGCAAGTGGCACGTGGTGACGACGTGGCCGAGGGCGACGTGGTTGGCGTAACCCGCCACTGGGCGCTGGGCCCGCTGATGTGGGGTTTGTGGACCACGCTGTGGCTGTCGGTGGTCTCCGGCATCCTCGGCTTGATCATAGGCCTGGCTACCGGCCTGTGCCGTTTGTCCAGCAACCCGACCCTGCGGGATCTGTCGACGATCTACGTCGAACTGGTGCGCGGTACGCCGCTGCTGGTGCAGATCTTCATTTTCTATTTCTTTATCGGCACGGTGCTCAATCTGTCCCGGGAATTTGCCGGGATCGCCGCGCTGTCGCTGTTCACTGGCGCCTATGTAGCGGAAATCGTCCGCGCTGGTGTGCAGTCCATCGCCCGTGGCCAGAACGAAGCCGCGCGATCCCTGGGCTTGAGTGCCAGTCAGTCGATGCGTCACGTGGTATTGCCGCAAGCCTTCAAGCGCGTGCTGCCACCGCTGGCTGGGCAATTTATCAGCCTGGTGAAGGACACGTCGCTGGTCTCGGTGATTGCGATTACTGAACTGCTCAAGAGCGGCCGCGAAGTGATCACCACCTCGTTCTCGCCGTTTGAAATCCTGTTCTGCGTCGCAGGCCTGTACCTGCTGATCAACCTGCCGCTGTCGAAAATGGCCAGCCGGCTTGAGCGGAGGCTCGCGCAAAGTGATTGA
- a CDS encoding amino acid ABC transporter ATP-binding protein, whose translation MIEVRDLVKVFDTRGQVVRAVDNVTTQVAKGEVLVVIGPSGSGKSTFLRCLNGLEAFDSGSVSIDGLQLADPKTDVNAYRREVGMVFQHFNLFPHMTVLENLCLAQKVVRKRGKKEREAKALALLEKVGIAQKANEFPSRLSGGQQQRVAIARALAMDPKVMLFDEPTSALDPEMVGEVLDVMKTLALEGMTMVCVTHEMGFAREVADRVLFFDHGKLLEDAAPAEFFDAPKDPRAQAFLRQVL comes from the coding sequence GTGATTGAAGTCCGCGACCTGGTAAAAGTCTTCGACACCCGTGGCCAGGTAGTCCGCGCGGTCGACAATGTGACCACCCAGGTGGCCAAGGGCGAAGTGCTGGTGGTGATCGGCCCGTCCGGCTCCGGCAAGTCGACCTTCCTACGTTGCCTCAATGGCCTGGAAGCGTTCGATTCGGGTTCGGTGAGCATCGACGGCCTGCAACTGGCCGACCCCAAGACTGACGTAAACGCCTATCGCCGCGAAGTCGGCATGGTGTTCCAGCACTTCAACCTGTTCCCGCACATGACCGTGCTGGAAAACCTGTGCCTGGCGCAGAAAGTCGTGCGCAAGCGCGGCAAGAAGGAGCGCGAGGCCAAGGCCCTGGCGTTGCTGGAAAAGGTCGGCATTGCGCAGAAGGCCAATGAGTTTCCGTCACGCTTGTCCGGCGGTCAGCAGCAACGGGTCGCGATTGCCCGGGCCCTGGCAATGGACCCCAAGGTCATGCTGTTCGACGAACCCACCTCGGCGCTGGACCCGGAAATGGTCGGCGAAGTATTGGACGTAATGAAAACCCTGGCCCTGGAAGGCATGACCATGGTCTGCGTCACTCACGAAATGGGCTTCGCCCGTGAAGTGGCCGATCGGGTGCTGTTCTTCGATCATGGCAAGTTGCTTGAAGACGCCGCCCCGGCCGAGTTCTTTGATGCGCCGAAAGACCCGCGTGCCCAGGCCTTCCTGCGCCAGGTCCTATAA
- a CDS encoding methyl-accepting chemotaxis protein, translating to MFSRLTRLLDNASVRLKLALGFGQVLILSFVIAMTGWQALNAVLFRSSNLTALNQLAVVAEALRADRIVYRTLADTASLGKMKLQIAQIDQHLGYLSNHLKDSADLQRIMDAERLVSRFKAGLVELPPLLEQRENIRPALHSAALQASDTLAQLASDLPDQQDEQALDAIENLRQAMERAEDRAQNPAWAAESLQAYAEALDKTLQAMDIAQSAVASLPVDSAPLGTDLANYRAQLIKLKEAQLTTETAQNRLEQQLNQLLEHSESVSQSQTLKRDTEADHTRTQLISVTMAALLFGALAAWWIARQITLPLRQVLASANRIAQGDLSQDIQAQRSDELGQLQLTIGDMSRNLRSLISGIGDSARQIASAATQLSAVTEQTRAGISNQKDETDQVATAMNEMLATAQEVARHAEQASVAANEADEQATAGDKVVGQAVEQIGHLAHEMARASQAMVALQQESQKIGGVLDVIKSVSQQTNLLALNAAIEAARAGSAGEGFAVVADEVRSLALRTQESAEEIEGLILGLHTGTQQVADIMDASRALTDYSVDLSRDAGDALVAIIRTVSIIQEMNPQIAAAAEEQSAVAEEINRSVLKVRDVSEQTATASEETAAASVQLSRLSLDLQALVGKFRL from the coding sequence ATGTTTTCTCGGCTGACCCGCTTGCTGGACAATGCCAGCGTCCGTCTCAAGCTCGCCCTGGGCTTCGGCCAAGTGCTGATCCTCAGCTTCGTCATTGCCATGACAGGCTGGCAAGCGCTGAACGCCGTGCTGTTCCGTTCAAGCAACCTGACGGCCTTGAACCAACTGGCGGTTGTCGCCGAGGCCCTGCGTGCGGACCGTATCGTTTACCGAACGCTTGCAGACACCGCAAGCCTGGGCAAAATGAAGCTGCAGATTGCACAAATCGATCAACACCTCGGCTACCTGTCGAACCACCTTAAAGATTCCGCCGACCTGCAGCGCATCATGGACGCCGAGCGTTTGGTGTCCCGCTTCAAAGCCGGCCTGGTGGAACTGCCACCGTTGCTTGAGCAGCGCGAAAACATCCGTCCTGCGCTCCATTCGGCCGCACTGCAAGCCAGTGACACGCTCGCACAGCTGGCCAGCGACTTGCCTGACCAGCAAGACGAACAGGCGCTGGATGCCATTGAAAACCTGCGCCAGGCCATGGAGCGGGCCGAGGATCGTGCCCAGAACCCCGCCTGGGCTGCCGAGTCACTGCAAGCCTATGCCGAAGCACTCGATAAGACACTCCAGGCCATGGACATCGCTCAGTCCGCCGTGGCCAGCCTACCAGTCGACTCCGCCCCGCTTGGAACCGATCTGGCGAACTATCGCGCTCAGTTGATAAAACTCAAGGAGGCTCAACTGACCACCGAAACCGCCCAGAACCGGTTGGAACAACAGCTCAACCAGTTGCTCGAACACAGCGAATCGGTGAGCCAAAGCCAGACACTCAAACGCGACACCGAAGCGGACCATACGCGCACGCAGCTCATCAGCGTCACGATGGCGGCGTTGCTATTCGGTGCCCTGGCTGCCTGGTGGATCGCCCGGCAGATCACACTGCCCCTTCGCCAGGTACTGGCGTCCGCCAATCGCATCGCCCAGGGCGATCTCAGTCAAGATATCCAGGCGCAACGCAGCGATGAGTTGGGCCAACTGCAACTCACCATAGGCGACATGTCCCGCAACCTGCGAAGCCTGATCAGCGGCATCGGTGACAGCGCCCGGCAAATCGCCAGCGCCGCCACACAGCTGTCGGCGGTGACGGAGCAGACCCGCGCCGGGATCAGCAATCAGAAAGACGAAACCGACCAGGTCGCGACAGCGATGAATGAAATGCTCGCCACCGCCCAGGAAGTTGCGCGGCACGCCGAACAAGCCTCGGTGGCGGCCAATGAGGCCGATGAACAAGCCACTGCAGGGGACAAGGTTGTCGGGCAGGCCGTGGAGCAGATTGGCCATCTGGCCCACGAAATGGCGCGCGCCAGCCAGGCGATGGTTGCTTTGCAACAGGAGAGCCAAAAGATCGGGGGCGTGCTGGATGTCATCAAGTCCGTGTCGCAGCAGACCAACCTGCTCGCCCTGAACGCCGCCATTGAAGCCGCGCGGGCTGGCTCGGCAGGCGAAGGGTTCGCCGTGGTCGCCGATGAAGTGCGTAGCCTGGCTTTACGCACGCAGGAATCCGCTGAAGAGATCGAAGGGCTGATACTCGGGTTGCACACCGGCACCCAGCAGGTGGCCGATATCATGGACGCCAGCCGCGCGCTGACTGACTACAGCGTCGACCTGAGCCGCGACGCGGGCGATGCCTTGGTGGCGATTATCCGTACAGTCTCGATCATCCAGGAAATGAACCCGCAGATCGCCGCTGCCGCTGAAGAGCAAAGCGCGGTGGCAGAAGAGATCAATCGCAGTGTGTTGAAGGTGCGCGATGTATCCGAACAAACCGCCACCGCCAGTGAGGAAACGGCAGCGGCGAGTGTTCAGTTGTCCCGGCTGAGCCTGGATCTACAGGCGCTGGTGGGTAAATTCAGGTTATAG